In bacterium, the sequence ATCCCGACAGTATGGCCAGCGTGAAGGCGAATCCGAATCTGGTGCTCGACCTGGCGCAACTTCCGAATACCTGGGGCTACATTCCCAACCACAAATACCCCCCGACAACGAAGCGTCAGCTCCGTCAGGCGATGTGCTGGGCGATCGACCGCGAGACGCTGGCGCGCGACGTGATGAGGGGCCTGGCCGTCCCAGCGAAGGGGACGCATGCCGCAGGCACGCCTGGCTACGATCCGAACATCACAGGCTACGGCTACGATCCCGCAAAATCCAAGCAGTTATTGGCTCAGGCGGGGTTTCCGAAGGGACTTTCGCTCGAAATCTGGATGCCTGCCGGCGGCGCAGGCTCTCCATTCGGTGTCCAGATGAACGAGTTCATCCAGCAGAACTTCAAGGATGTTGGGATCGACGCGAAGTTTGTCCAGCAAGAGTTCCAGACCTTCCAGAACAACATGGCGAACGGCATCCAAAAGGACGTGAACGCGATTCAGGTGGGGTTCAGCGTCGATGAGTTCGTCAATCTACAGCGGATGTTTCGGACCGACCTCCAACCGCCCAATGGGAACACGAATCCGGGCTGGTACAGTAATCAAGCGGTGGATACGTTGTTGAAGAAGGCGGGGCAGACCACCAACGAGGCCCAGCGCAAACGGCTCTATTTTCAAGTGGAACAAACGGTCGTCGACGATGCGGCCTGGATTTTCGTCGTCAATCAGAAGGCGGCTCGCGCCTGGAGCAAGAGAGTGAAAGGCTTCGCGAACCCGAACTCATACATGTTCACGTTTCGGACTGTGTCTCTCGCCTAACATGCCTCGCTTCGTCGTCGCGCGGGTTCTCGCGACGATTCCGGTGCTGGTCGGTGTGTCGCTCGTGGTGTTCCTCACGATGAAGATGATCCCCGGCGATGCCGCCGAGGTGCTCGCAGGACCTCAGGCCACGCGGGAGCAGGTCGAGTTGATTCGCCAGAGCCTTGGGTTGAACCGCCCGCTCTATGTCCAGTATGTCAGTTGGCTGAGCCGGGCGGGGCGAGGAGACCTCGGGCGGTCGATTCAGTTGGACGCGCCGGTCACCGAGATGGTACTCGATCGGCTCAAGAACACGCTGGTGCTCGCGCTCGCCAGTGCGCTGCTGGCGGTCGCGATCGGCGTCCCAGTGGGCATCCTCTCAGCGATGCGCCAATCCTCGATCGTAGATCGCGCGTCCGTGGTGCTGGCCATGTTCGGCAACAGTATGCCGACGTTCTGGTTGGGATTGGTGTTGATCCTGATCTTCTCGCTGCAATTTCGACTGTTCCCGTCCAACGGCATGTTCTCACTACGCGGTCCCGCCGGCATTCCCGACCTGTTGTGGCATCTGACCCTCCCCGCGTTCACCCTCTGCGGCGTGCCGGCCGCGGTGCTGACCCGGCTGACACGTTCGAGCGTGGTCGACGCGTTGAACGACGACCACATCCGGACGGCGCGCGCCAAGGGCCTCACCGAGGTACGGGTTATCGTTCACCACGCTCTGCGCAATGCGCTGTTGCCGGTCGTGACGCTCCTCGGGATCCAGGTGGGCTACCTTCTCGGTGGATCGATCCTGGTCGAAACGGTCTTCTCGTGGCCGGGTCTCGGGTTGCAACTCTACGATGCGATCGGCGCGCGCGATCTGCCGCTGGTACAGGGCGGGGTGTTGCTCGTAGCCACGGTGTTCGTCTTCATCAATCTCTTCGTGGACGTGTTCTATGCCGTGCTCGATCCGCGGATTCGATACGCCGCGTGAGCGTGAACGTTAGTCGCGAGTATGTCTGCTACCGTTGGCGCGACGAAACTGGTGAGGAGTGCTCGTGGGTTCAGCGCGCTCGTGGGGAAGCGGCTGCGCTGGGATCCGGTGCTGCTCGCGGCGCTCGGGGTTCTTCTGCTGGTCGCCGTCGGCACGGTGATGGCGCCGCGACTCTCGCCGTATGACCCGACCCGCGTGGATCCTCGGATTCGTCTGTCGCCGCCGGGGACCGTCGGGCACCTGCTGGGGACCGATCAGTTGGGGCGTGACGTTCTCAGCCGCGCGATGTGGGGCGGTCGGATCTCACTGATCGTCGGCATCGTTCCGGTCGTACTGTCAGCGCTGGTCGGAAGCGGCGTGGGGTTGATTTCCGGCTACTATGGCGGTCTCCTCGACCATGCGGTCACCCGATCGCTCGACGTGCTGTTCGCTTTTCCAGCCATTCTGCTCGCCCTCGCGATCGTGTCGGCACTCGGGCCGTCGATTTACAATGCAATGCTGGCGATCACCATCGTCGCGATTCCCAGTTTCGCGCGCCTGGTGCGGTCGTCGACGCTCGGCGTCCGAGAACGCTCGTTTATCGAGGCGGCGAGGTCGTTGGGCGCTGGCAATCAACGCATCATCGTGCAGCACATCCTTCCCCATACCGTGTCGCCGGTGATCGTCTACGCCACATTTGAAACCGGCAAGACGATTATCTTCGCAGCGGCGCTCAGTTTCCTGGGCCTTGGCGTGCAGCCGCCCACAGCGGAGTGGGGAGCCATGCTCAGTGAGGGCCGGACGGTGCTGGCAACCGCCTGGTATGTCGCGACCGTACCTGGTATCATGATATTTCTGGTCAGCCTGAGCATCAACATCCTGGGAGACGGGCTGCGCGATGTGCTCGACCCGCACCAAGCTCGGTAAAGAGACCTCGGACGGGACTTCGAAGAGATGACGATTTCGCTTGGGCTGGCCGGTCGTCACCCCGGACGCGGGCGCGAGCCTAGCCGGTTGCGTCCGTTGGCAGAAGAACAGGCCTCGGGTAGGCTGGAGCCATGAGCGATGAGAGGGCCAAACGGCGGTCTCGGACCACCTTTGATCGTCTCGCCGCGAACTACGAGAATACTCTCGCCGGTTGGCACTCCCGCCGAATGAAAGAGGCCGCGCTCCAGCGTCTTGGCAGCCGAGTCCACGGCCCGCTCCTCGATATCGGATGTGGCCCCGGTCTCCTCCTTCAGACCCTCGCCGAGCGAGATCCCGCGATGTTTCTTGCGGGGCTCGATATCTCGCCCGAGATGATCCGCATCGCCAAAGAGGGCCTCGGACCCCGGGCCGACCTCAGAGTCGGGGACGCCGAGACGTTGCCCTGGGAAGGCGCCCGGTTCGACTGCTTGGTGTGTGTCGACTCTTTTCATCATTACCCGCACCCGCAGGCGGCACTCGCCGAGATGCACCGGGTGCTCAGGAGTGGCGGGCGCCTCGTTGTCGCAGATCCGACAGCGCCGCCGATCATCCGGCAGTTGGCGAACATCGTCAACCCCCTTCTTGGCATGGGAGATGTGCGCATGTACGGACCGCGTGAGATGAAGCGCATGCTTGAGGCGCAGGGGTTTGAGCAGGTGGAGTGGTCGACCGTTGGCATCTGGGGGTTTGTCGCGACTGCAGTGGCCGGTTAACACGGCCGCGTGTGTCAATCGAGGGGACTCGATAAGGGGCACTGCTCGTATTGCGCGACCGACCGCGCGGCGGCAACTCATCAAATATCGCCCGCCTTGACAGCGCCAGGGCCGTGTCACCGTGGCCGTTTTGAGCGGGGCCGCCCCAGAAGCCCGCCACCCCATCCGCTGGCACGACCATTGTAAACAAATTGTATCTTACGGGGAACAACAAGGATCGCGTCGGTGGTCGGTGCTACAATGAACTCCCATGATCCGATTGCTGATCGAACTTCTGAACGGACGGCATCACAATGAAGCGCTGCGTCACGGGCGAAGAACTCAAGGCATTGGCTCGGCGTCGTCCTTCTCATTCAATACAGCAGTGAAGGCCGAGTTCCAAGGGATCGCACGTCACCTCCGGTGGCATCGGAGTTGTCTTTATCCTCGCTGCCGACGTTCGCCCTCGGCATGCGGCGTCCGCATGAGCGTCAACGGGCGATGAATCGCACAGTGGTCGCGACGGCCAGGGCCGTGTTGCCGAACGCGATGTTCGCATCCGCGCGGCTCGTGCGGCGGTATACGCGGCAAGCTGGAAGGCTACCGAATCTCGTGACGCCCAAGACCTTCAACGAAAAAATGCTCCACCGTCTCTTGTTTGACCGCCGGCCGATCCTGACGATGCTCGCGGACAAGTATGCCGTTCGCGAGTACGTCAAGGAGCGCGTCGGCGCGCACGTGCTGACCGAACTCTACTGGACGACCACGGACCCGTCGGACATTCCGTTCGAGATACTGCCGCAGAAGTTTGTCGTGAAACCGACACACGGATCCGGTTGGGTTCGACTCGTCGCGGATAAAACGAGTGTGGACCGAGCAGGGCTCATCGAGACGTGCGCCGACTGGCTCCGGCAGAACTACTACGACGTCGCGGCTGAGTGGGTCTACAAGAACATTGAACCGCGAATCATGATCGAAGAATTCATCGGCGGCGGCACCAGCGCCCCCGCCGACTACAAACTGTTCGTCTTTGACGGTCGCGCCGAGCTCATTGCGATTCACGTCGGCAGATTCGGGGACCATCGGAGCAACGTGTATGGACGGTCCTGGAACCAGCTGGATGTGCGGTTCTCGTTCCCGAACCTCGAGCAGGAGGTGGATCCTCCGAAACACCTCGGCGAGATGATCGCATACGCTGAAGCCTTGGGTCGCGGACTCGACTTCGTCAGGGTCGACCTGTACGACACTGACGAGCAAGTGTACTTTGGCGAAATGACCATCACGGCCGGCGGTGCCGTGGACAGCTTCGACCCGGTTGCGTTCGACCGGCAGCTCGGCGACATGTGGCACCTGGCTTCAGGCCGCCGTGAGGAAAACGGACGGAGGCGCTGACAAGTTCGCGCCACCGGAAGACCACCAACAATTCCGACGCGACCGATCCGTTGCCGGAGCGTTGAGGGTTGGTCGAGTGAATCACCGGCGGGTCTTCTCCGCCGACCGGCGAGTCTAGGATCGCCCGCCCGCTCCGGACAACTCTCAGATGTGTGCCTTCGGGCGCTGGTCCCGGCCGGCGGTACTCCCGGAATCCCGCTCAGGGGCTACCAGACGCGCCGTCCGACGGCGTTCAACTGCATGTTTCCGACCAGATTGACGAGCACAGGCCCGTAGACGAGCAAGATCAGGGCGACCGCGAACCCCAGCCACAACCGCCAGTTGTCGAGCCACGCGGGAACCGGAGCGGGCCGGTACGGCTCCGCCAGCGGCATCTCGACGGGCTTCATCCCTGCGGCTGGGCTGGCGTCTACCTCGTGATGCTCGGCCGGGGGACGACCCAATGATGCACCTCGACCCCTACGAGAAGCGTTGGTTGGTCGCGACGGGCGTCATGCTGGTCGTGTTCGCGTTCGAGAGGCCCCGCGGCTGGCGGCTTCCCGGGCGATAAGTTGCGCGTCGCGCAAGACCAGGCCGGCGTCCGGCGACGCGGTCCTGTACTCTGCGCGGACGATGCCGCGCTCGTCGACCACGATCGTCGCGGGGTCGAATACAATGCCGCCCGGGCCAGGCCCGTAGTACACGCCGAACCCGCCGCCGACCACGTCTTTGAGCCGCGTCGCGTCTCCGGTCGCCAGCCGCCACCAGCGAGGGTCGGCCCCCATCGAAGCGCTCCGCTCGGCGAGTTGCCTCGGGCGGCCTTGACCATCAAGCATGACGGTCACGAGGCGCACCGGCACGCCGAGCGGCTTCGCGGCGAGTCGTTGCTGCAACTGTTGAAACGCCTGGTGGCCGTCGTCGCACGGACGCGCACATTGCAGGGCGGAGAATTGAAAGATGAGGATCGTCCCGGCAAGCCGCGCCAGCACGATCGGCGCGCCCGCGGCATCCGCGAGCGCCACTGGCGGGGCCGGCCTGAGCAGGGGAAGCACCTGCACGGGCCGGAACAGCGCGAACGCGAGCGTCGTGCAGACGAGCAGGGCGACCAACGCCGCCCACACGCGGAGACCGGGGATGGACCCGGGCGTGCGGGGTCCGGGGTCACCGCGGGTCCCCGCCGCGGGTACGGCCAACTCGGGAGTGCCGTTCGCGATCAGCGTGGATGCTGACGGTGCCGTTGGCTTCTCCCCCGGTGCGCGGATGGAGCGCAAGGTACACCGACGCACGCAAGCCAGCGTCCCCGAGCATAGCGCGCAGGTCGGGTCCGCATGTTGGCCGCGTGCGGTCGCGTTGTACGTTAGGCGCCTTTGGTCATTATCCTGCCGCGCCACGGGGACCCGACGTGAAATCATCGCAGAGATCGGCGCGGTCCCGCCCGCGGAATGTATGCGATTGGTGATCCACCACTATTGGGAGAGCTCGACGACCGCCTTGCAGAAACCCGCCACCTTCGTTTCGAGCGCGGAGAAGGCGGCGTCGACCTCGTCGAGGCTGAACCGGTGGCTGATCAGCGCTCCCACGTCGATCTGGCCGGCCGCCATCAAGCGCAGGCCTCTTCGCACGCACTCCATTTTCACATCGACCCGGCGATCGTGGGCGTTCAGGACGTCGAGCGCCTTCCAGTTCCACAGCTGCATGTCCACCTCTCGCCGGCCGCCTCCCTCGTTGTGATAGCCGAGAATGGAGAGCTGGCCGTGCTCCCGCACCAGTTCCCCGGCCAGAGTCAGCCCAGGCTGGGTGCCGGATGCCTCGATGGCGACGTCGACCCCCCATCCGGGCTCCATGGTCGACCGCTGACGGACGCGCAGCCGGTCCGGGAGCTGGTCAGGCGTGAACACCTCATGCGCGCCCAGGCGCTGTGCCATGGTAAGCGCGTCGCGGCGCACGTCGATCGCCACAATGCGGCTTGGCCCGCGGAGACGGATCGCCTGCAGCATGAGCAGACCCATGAACCCGAGGCCCACGATGGCGACCGTGTCCCCCAACTCGACCCGCGTGCGGGCGGCGGCGCTGACGATGCACGCCAGCGGCTCCCCCAGCGCATCGCGGACGTTGAGCCCGGGGGGAATCGACGCCACCCGGTCGTCGCTCGCGGTCGCGTACTCAGAGAACCCGGGCTTGAGCAGGCCGGTGACGGCGGTGCCGGGAGCCACGGTCGTGACCGCCGATCCGACCTCGACGATCTCACCCGAGACCTCGTGCCCGAGCTCGCTTCGACCGTCGCCGGGTCCGGCCTTCCACTGCGGCAGCTCGGACGCGCACACTCCGCAGATGGCGACCCGGACCCGGACTTCCCGCGGCCCCAGACGGCGCAGCGTCCCTTCTTCCACGGCGAAGCGGCGGGGTCCGACCAGCACCGCCTGTCGCTGGCGATCTCCGCGACCGCTGTTCATCCCCGCATTCCTCCCCGGCAACCGCCCGTCCGGAATCCGCTACCCCTTGACCGATCCGACGATCGCGCCCTGCACCATGTAGCGCTGCGCGAACGTCACGAAGATAAACGCGGGAATCAGGGCCAGGGCGCTCGCCGCAAACAGCGGTCCCCAGTTCGTCTGGTATTCCTGCACGAAGACGAAGACCCCGACCGGGATCGTCTCAGCATGCGGGTTCCGGAGGAAGACGGAGGCGACCAGAAACTCATTCCAGGACAGCAGGAAGGAGAAGATCGCGATCGCCGCCAGCCCCGGACCGGACAAAGGCAGCACGATACGCCAGAACCCTGCGAAGCGCGAGGACCCGTCCACCCACGCCGCCTCTTCCAACTCCCGCGGAATCCCGTCGAAGAACCCTTTCGCCATCCAAATCCCGTACGGCAGGACCCCTGCGACGTAGAGCGGGACGACCGAGAGCGACGAGTTGATCAGGTGGAGATACCGGAACAGAATGAACAGCGGGATCAGCTCGAGGATGATCGGAAACATCTGGAGCATCAGCACGGAACGCGCATACCCCACCGCGAACGCGTTCCAGGTCCGCGACAGGCTGTAGCCAGCGAGCATCGCGACTGCGACGCTGACGGCAGTCACCAGCACCGTCACCGTCACGCTCGTCCGGACGAAGCTCGCGAAGTCGGTCTGCGTGCCGAGGATGCCGTAGTTCTCGACCGTCCAGTGAATCGGGAACAGCGAGTTGGTCGAGAGAAACTCCGCGGTCGACTTCAACGAGTTCACGATGACGACCAGTACCGGGATGTTCGCCCCCAGCGCGAGCGCGCAGAGCACGCCCAGGCGCAGCCCCGGCGAGCGCCGCCGGCGCCGGCCGGGCGGCCGCAGAGCGAGCGCCGACGGGATCGACGCGACGCTCACAGCGCACCGGGCCGGGTGGCCGCGCCGGGTCCGACCGCCACGACCGCCTGATCGGGGCGGGAGCGCAGCAGCAGGACGGCGAGCGCCATCAGCACCACGAGGCTGACGATCGCCGCGGCGGACCCCAACCCCACGTTCTGGACGATGAAGGTGTACTTGTACGAGAGCACCATCAGGTTCTCCGTTGCGAACCCGGGTCCGCCCTGCGTGAGCAACCAGATCGTCTCGAAGTCGTGGATCGAGAAGATCGCCATCATGATCCACATCACGATCGACAGCGTCGCAATGTGCGGCCACGCGATGTGTTTGAACCACGCGGTCTTCCCCGCACCGTCCACCGCCGCCGCTTCCCCCAGGTTGGGGTCGATAGTCTGCAACGCCGCGAGACAGGAGACCATCATGAACGGGTACGATCGCCACACCTTGACGAGGGTCACCGTAAACGTCGCCCACGCCGGCGTGGCGAAGAACGGGATCGGCTGGAATCCGAGGTGTTGGAGCAGCGCGTCCACCGGGCCGTTCTGCGGCTCCAGCAGCCAGCGGAAGCTCTGGGTGCTCACGATCGACGGGATGATCCACGGGATGAGCAGCGCTCCCCGGAGCACGCCCCGTCCGGCGATCTCCGCGTTCAGCAGCAGCGCGAGCCCGAGGCCGATCAGGTAGCTGCCGGCGACCGTCCCGATCGTGAACACGGCAGTGAAGACGACCGCGTTCTGGAACTCGGGGTCTTGCAGGAGTTGTGAATAGTTGTCCAGCCCGACGAACCCACCGAGCGCCAACAGCGATCCGCCCCGGAAACTGTACGCGAGACCTTGGACGAACGGATACCCCATGATCAGCGCGAACACCAGCAACGATGGCGCCAGGAAGGCATACGAGAGCCGTTCGCTCCGGCTGAATCGGGGGGCCCTGGTGAGGACCCCCCGCCGCCGCGCGCGCCCCGATGCGTCCGTCGAGACGTCTCTTGCCACGATCGCAGGAACCCCGCGACTCAGGCGGTGCGCTTCATGATCGTCTCGATGCTTCTCTGGGCGGTCTGCAACGCCTGCTTGGGATCTTTCCCGGAGAGCAGGTCGTTGACGAGGACCGCGAGCTCGCCCTCTCCCTCCACTGAGTTCAACTGGGGGAACAGCGTCGGGTAGTGCGTTCCCATCGTCCGGCCGATCGGAAGCCACTCCGTGATGAGCCGCTTGGAGATGTCGCTGTTGAAGTACGCGTTTGCCCCTACCGACTTCCGCACCGGAAGCTGTTGCGCGTGCCCCTGCCAGAACAGCGGGCCGTTGTTGACCGCCCACCACTTGATCCAGGCCTTTCCGCCTGCGGGACTCTTGCTCTTGCTGAACGAGAAACAGTTGTTGACCCAGTAGAGCGTGCCTTTGTCTCCGTGCGGTCCCGCGGTCGGATCGAGCAGATCGAGCTTGCCCGCCAGATTGGGCAGTGTCGCCGGAAGCGCTGGTTGGTTGATATAGATGACCGCCTGCCCCTCGGCGAAGGCTTTCGTCGCGTCGTCCTTGCTCATGCCGGGGCTGTTCGGGCTGATGTATTTCTGCTTCACCATCTCCGAGATGAACGTGGCCGCCTCCAGATTGCGCTCGCTGATCACCGCGACGTTCCGCTGCTTGTCGAACAAACCGCCGCCGTTGTTGAACACAAACGCCATCATCTGCTGCCAGCCGAACTGGCCGGACGCGAATGCGTACAGGTAGATGTTCTGTTTCTTGAGCGCCGCGCCGAGGCGCATGAGATCGTCCCACGTCTTTGGCGCCTTGAGACCGTTCTTATCAAGGATGTCCTTCCGGTAGTACGGGACGCGGATGTCGTAGCCGCTCGGCAGGCAGACGTAGTGGCCGTTGAACTTCATCAGGTCCAGCACGCCCGGGACGAAGTCGTTGATCTTGCCCTCGGCCTTCAGCTCGGCCACGACGTCATCGAGGATCGACGTCTGGCCGATCGCATTGTACTGCCAGGGCATGTACGCGGTCCCCGCGACCGCGTCCGGTTGCGTGCCGGACGCGATCGCCGTGCCAAGCTTTTCGTACCAGGTGTTGCTGCCGCCGCTTGGGATCGCGTTCCAATTGACTTTGTACTGGCTCTGCGATGCGTTGAACTGGCTCACGAGTGACTGGTCGGTGCTGGCGTACTCGGGCCCGCCGCGAACCGAGATCCACCATTCGACGTCCGCGGGGGCGCCGTAGGCGGGGGTGCCGCTTGATCGGGAGCCTCCTTGCAACACGCTCAGGCCGAACGTGCTCAACCCTGCAAGCCCGATGCCGGTGCTGGTCAAGAACTTCCGTCTCGTCACGCCGCGATCTCTCATGTGGCCCCCTCCAATAGTCGTCGTCGTGGACGTGTCCTCAGGCCTGTCATGGAACGCGTGCACCTTGCGTCCGTGTTCCCTATCCGGTGAGCACCTGGAGTGACGAGCGGCCTGCGGCCTCAAGGGGGCTGAGCGCTCCCTCCACCGCAAGCAGGCTCGCACCGAGAATGCCGGCGCGGCCGTCGAGCTCGCTCGTGACGATGGGAAGACTCCTCGTGGCGAGCGGCATGGATCGATGGTACACGGCGCTGCGCAGCTCGCCGAGAAAACCGGGTCCCCAGTGGAGCACTCCCCCCCCGACGACGATCAACGCGGGGTTGAGCGCGCTGACCAGCCCGGCCACCGTCTCTCCGACCAGCCGCCCTGAGGTGCGGAGGGTGCTCATCGCCCACCGGTCGCCGCAGGCGACCGCTTCGCTCATCAACAGCCCATCGATGTCCTTGCCGGCCGCCACGGCGTCCGCCAGGAACGGCGACCGGCCGTCTCGCGCGGCCGCCTTCGCCTGTTCGAGCATGGGGCGGGCGCCGGCGAGGGCACCCAGGCAGCCGACGTTGCCGCAGGGACACGTCGGTCCATCGGGATCGACGCAGATGTGTCCGATGTCGCCCGCCGCCCCGTTGGCGCCGCGGTAGAGCTGACCGTTGATGATCAGGCCGGCCCCGATGCCGGTCCCGACCTTGACGAAGAGGAGGTCGTCGACGCCCTTGCCCACGCCGTACCGGTGCTCGGCGAGCGCCATCAGGTTGACCTCGTTGTCCACGAACACGGGCGCCGCGTATTCCCCGGCGAACCAGTTTCGGATCGGTGAGCGGTGCCATCCCGGCATGAGCGCCGGCGCGATCGGAAGATCGGACGCGTGCTCGACCGGACCGGGCACGGCGATCCCGATCGCCATGACCTCGTCGGCGGACACCGGCTGGGCCGCAAGCAGCTCGGCGAGGCGTTGCTTGACCACCCCGAGGATGGCGTCCGGCCCGTCCCTGATGTCCGCCGGTTCACCGCGATGCGCAATGACCTCGCTGCCCAACGTGGTCAGCGCCGTATCGATCGAGGTGGCGCCCAACTCCACGGCCGCGATCACCCCGGCCGAGCGCGGGATCGTAATGAGCGAGGACGGCCGGCCGCCGACCGGGTCCGCCAGCCCCTCCTCAACGAGCAGCCCCGCCGAGATGAGCTGCCCCACTTCGTGCGACACTTTGCCGCGGCTTACGCCGAGCGCCTCGACGAGCTGGCCGCGCGTGACCGTGCCCTCCGCTCGGACGTGCCGGAGGATCGCGCCTTGGACCTCACTCTTGACCAACGGCCATCGCGACGTCATGGGAGGCTCCCGCCGTGTCAAAACCCACCCCGCGGGTACGGACAGAGCGAGTCGCAGCCCGCGGCCGTCACCACCACGTTCTCCTCCATTCGCACCCCGCCCCACCCCTCGATGTAGACGGCGGGCTCGACGGCGAGCACCATGCCCTCCTCGAGCACGTCCTCGCTCGCCGGATGCAGGGTCGGACACGGGTCGTGAAACTGGAGCCCGGTGCCGTGCCCCAGCTGGTGCGGAAACTTGTCGCCGAAGCCGTGGCCGGCGAGGCTTTTGCGCGCGAGTGCGTCAAGGTCTCGCGCCTTGACCCCGGGCTTCGCGGCGGCGATGACCGCGTCGATCGCGGCCCGGACCGCCTTGAAGATCGTCTTCGTGCGCGCGTCGGGCTCCCCCACCATGAAGGTCCGCGTCAGGTCGCTGAAGTACCCGTCCGCCACCGTGTTGAGCTCGACCAGAACCGGCTCGCCTTCCTTGAGCGTCTTCGCGGTCGACATGCAGAACGGCCGCCACGAGTTGGCGGCGTTCGGCCCGGACATCACGAAGCAGAACCCCCGCGCCCGCTCGGTCCCCTTGTATCCGACGCCGGCGCCGTAGATCCGGGCTTCGACATCCCCCGCGATGGCCGCCTCCGCGACGCCCGCGCGAACCGACGCGGCGGCCACCTCGTAGCCGAACCCGGCGATTTCGTTGGCGCGGCGGAGCTGGTCGATCTCGATCGCCGACTTGATCGCGCGAGCCCGCAGCAGCACGGGGGTCGCGTCGCACAGGGTGGCTCCCGGGATGCTCTCCCGCAGCATGCGCAGCGTCGTCTCGGCGAACACGCGCGCCTCACCGGCAACGTTGTTCGCCGCCACGAGCTCGAAGCTGCCCTCGTACCCGATGCGACCGGTGGTCAAGCCCTTGTCGGTGGCCACCTTCTCCAGCACCGGCTTCGTGTCACGGTTTGGATTCGCGGTCGCCGCCATGTTGACAAAGCGGTACGATCGAACGTCTTCGACCCAACCCCGCTTCACATAGTCGAGCTCGGAGAACGGCGGGATCAGCGTCACCTCGCCCTCTCTGGTCAGGATCGCCGTGGACGCGCCGATCACCGGCCAGTATCCCGTGAGGTACAGCACGTTTTCTGGAAGCCGGCAGACGAGCCCGTCCAGACCGGCCCGTTTCATGCCGTCGACGAGCCGGCCCAACCGCTCCCGGTCCATTGGGCTAGGCATAGACGGCCTGACCCGGTCCACCTGCCCACTCGATTTTGATGCCTTGAGCCTCCGCCAGCCCCCGCAGGTAATGCACCGCCGCCAACGTCTCGTTCACGAACGCGTCGG encodes:
- a CDS encoding ABC transporter substrate-binding protein, coding for MGYAITRRRFLSSLAVGASGALLAARSTRAATTAKSGGTLIAGWEAEPGAFDNDIDRGAVTRTLLHNIYDRLVDRDMTAKANQPLIGNLATSWNVSPDARTYTFKLRQGVLFHDRTPFDAEAVKFNIDRDSDPGHKYYNKAGAGSLKLGYGNLASVDVVDKNTIRIVHRDPFADFLQVLAFGTYSIASPTAIQKYGNEDYPNHPVGTGPFKYVSREKGVKVTFERNPDYWAGAPAIDGFVVRPLPEAVTRVTALQTGEVDWINAVNPDSMASVKANPNLVLDLAQLPNTWGYIPNHKYPPTTKRQLRQAMCWAIDRETLARDVMRGLAVPAKGTHAAGTPGYDPNITGYGYDPAKSKQLLAQAGFPKGLSLEIWMPAGGAGSPFGVQMNEFIQQNFKDVGIDAKFVQQEFQTFQNNMANGIQKDVNAIQVGFSVDEFVNLQRMFRTDLQPPNGNTNPGWYSNQAVDTLLKKAGQTTNEAQRKRLYFQVEQTVVDDAAWIFVVNQKAARAWSKRVKGFANPNSYMFTFRTVSLA
- a CDS encoding ATP-grasp fold amidoligase family protein, yielding MNRTVVATARAVLPNAMFASARLVRRYTRQAGRLPNLVTPKTFNEKMLHRLLFDRRPILTMLADKYAVREYVKERVGAHVLTELYWTTTDPSDIPFEILPQKFVVKPTHGSGWVRLVADKTSVDRAGLIETCADWLRQNYYDVAAEWVYKNIEPRIMIEEFIGGGTSAPADYKLFVFDGRAELIAIHVGRFGDHRSNVYGRSWNQLDVRFSFPNLEQEVDPPKHLGEMIAYAEALGRGLDFVRVDLYDTDEQVYFGEMTITAGGAVDSFDPVAFDRQLGDMWHLASGRREENGRRR
- a CDS encoding methyltransferase domain-containing protein, with the protein product MSDERAKRRSRTTFDRLAANYENTLAGWHSRRMKEAALQRLGSRVHGPLLDIGCGPGLLLQTLAERDPAMFLAGLDISPEMIRIAKEGLGPRADLRVGDAETLPWEGARFDCLVCVDSFHHYPHPQAALAEMHRVLRSGGRLVVADPTAPPIIRQLANIVNPLLGMGDVRMYGPREMKRMLEAQGFEQVEWSTVGIWGFVATAVAG
- a CDS encoding SCO family protein, coding for MRRCTLRSIRAPGEKPTAPSASTLIANGTPELAVPAAGTRGDPGPRTPGSIPGLRVWAALVALLVCTTLAFALFRPVQVLPLLRPAPPVALADAAGAPIVLARLAGTILIFQFSALQCARPCDDGHQAFQQLQQRLAAKPLGVPVRLVTVMLDGQGRPRQLAERSASMGADPRWWRLATGDATRLKDVVGGGFGVYYGPGPGGIVFDPATIVVDERGIVRAEYRTASPDAGLVLRDAQLIAREAASRGASRTRTRPA
- a CDS encoding ABC transporter permease — translated: MRSARGFSALVGKRLRWDPVLLAALGVLLLVAVGTVMAPRLSPYDPTRVDPRIRLSPPGTVGHLLGTDQLGRDVLSRAMWGGRISLIVGIVPVVLSALVGSGVGLISGYYGGLLDHAVTRSLDVLFAFPAILLALAIVSALGPSIYNAMLAITIVAIPSFARLVRSSTLGVRERSFIEAARSLGAGNQRIIVQHILPHTVSPVIVYATFETGKTIIFAAALSFLGLGVQPPTAEWGAMLSEGRTVLATAWYVATVPGIMIFLVSLSINILGDGLRDVLDPHQAR
- a CDS encoding carbohydrate ABC transporter permease, with the translated sequence MSVASIPSALALRPPGRRRRRSPGLRLGVLCALALGANIPVLVVIVNSLKSTAEFLSTNSLFPIHWTVENYGILGTQTDFASFVRTSVTVTVLVTAVSVAVAMLAGYSLSRTWNAFAVGYARSVLMLQMFPIILELIPLFILFRYLHLINSSLSVVPLYVAGVLPYGIWMAKGFFDGIPRELEEAAWVDGSSRFAGFWRIVLPLSGPGLAAIAIFSFLLSWNEFLVASVFLRNPHAETIPVGVFVFVQEYQTNWGPLFAASALALIPAFIFVTFAQRYMVQGAIVGSVKG
- a CDS encoding ABC transporter permease, whose amino-acid sequence is MPRFVVARVLATIPVLVGVSLVVFLTMKMIPGDAAEVLAGPQATREQVELIRQSLGLNRPLYVQYVSWLSRAGRGDLGRSIQLDAPVTEMVLDRLKNTLVLALASALLAVAIGVPVGILSAMRQSSIVDRASVVLAMFGNSMPTFWLGLVLILIFSLQFRLFPSNGMFSLRGPAGIPDLLWHLTLPAFTLCGVPAAVLTRLTRSSVVDALNDDHIRTARAKGLTEVRVIVHHALRNALLPVVTLLGIQVGYLLGGSILVETVFSWPGLGLQLYDAIGARDLPLVQGGVLLVATVFVFINLFVDVFYAVLDPRIRYAA
- a CDS encoding zinc-binding dehydrogenase, producing the protein MNSGRGDRQRQAVLVGPRRFAVEEGTLRRLGPREVRVRVAICGVCASELPQWKAGPGDGRSELGHEVSGEIVEVGSAVTTVAPGTAVTGLLKPGFSEYATASDDRVASIPPGLNVRDALGEPLACIVSAAARTRVELGDTVAIVGLGFMGLLMLQAIRLRGPSRIVAIDVRRDALTMAQRLGAHEVFTPDQLPDRLRVRQRSTMEPGWGVDVAIEASGTQPGLTLAGELVREHGQLSILGYHNEGGGRREVDMQLWNWKALDVLNAHDRRVDVKMECVRRGLRLMAAGQIDVGALISHRFSLDEVDAAFSALETKVAGFCKAVVELSQ